Genomic window (Candidatus Methylomirabilota bacterium):
CGGCCGGGCGCGGTGACGGGCACGGTGCGGGTGGCCACGGTGTACAGCGTGGGCCTCCACACGCTGCCGCCGATCATCAAGCGCTGCATCGCCGACCATCCCGAGGTGAACGTGCGCCTCTCGTACCGGCGCACCAACGAGGTGGTGGCGGCGTGCCTGGACGGCGAGGTGGATTTCGGCATCGTGGCGGCGCCGGCGCGGCGCCCCGGCCTCGAGATCGTCCCGCTGGGCCACGACGAGCTGGTGATCGCCGCGCCGCCCAGCCACCCGATCGCGAGGCGCGCGCGTCCGCCGCTGGCCGCCCTGGACGGGCAGCCCTTCATCGGCTTCGACCGCGACATCCCCACGCGGCGCCTGGTGGACGCGCTGCTGCGCCGCCACGGCGTGCGCGTGCAGTACGCGATGGAGCTCGACAACATCGAGACGATCAAGCGCTCGGTGGAGGCGGGCCTCGGGCTCTCGCTCCTCCCTGCCCCCACACTCGCCGCCGAGATCCGCGCGCGCACGCTGGTGGGACGGCCACCCGCCGAGGGCCCGTTCCGCCGGCCCATCGCCGTGGTCTACCGCAAGAGCCGCGAGCTCTCGGCGGCGGGCAAGGCCTTCCTCGCCCTCCTCACCGCCGAGCTCGCTACTCGCCGATAGCGGAGGCCAGGTCCGAGAAGTCGGCCTCGGGCAGCTCGGTATAGACCGCGTTCGAGAGATAGCGCTCGCCGAAGTCGGCAATGATGGACACGACGAGCTTGCCGCGGTTCTCCGGCCGCTTCGCCACCTGCAGCGCCACCCACGTGATGGAGCCGGAGGAGATACCTGCGAAGATCGCTTCTTCTCTTGCCAGACGACGCGTGGTGTCGATCGCGTCCTCGGTCTTCACCGTCACCACCTCGTCGTAGATCTTCCGGTCGAGGTTCTCGGGGATGAAGCCTGCGCCGATCCCCTGCTGCTTGTGGGGCGAGGGGCTCCCGCCCGAGATCACAGGGCTCTCGGCGGGCTCCACGCAGATTATCTGGATACCCGGCTTCTTCTCACGCAGGTAGCGTCCGGTGCCGGTGATGGTGCCGCCGGTGCCGACGCCCGACACGAAGATGTCCACCTTGCCGCCGGTGTCGGCCCAGATCTCGGGCCCGGTGGTCTTGTAGTGGATCTCGGGATTGGCGGGGTTGTCGAACTGCCGCGGGATCCACGCGCGATTGCCGAGCCGTTCCGCGATCTCCTCGGCGCGGGTGATGCAGGCCTTCATGCCCTTCGGCCCCTCTGTCAGCACCACCTTGCACCCCAGCGCGCGCAGCATCTGGCGTCGCTCCACGGTCATGGTGTCGGGCATCGTGAAGATGCAGCGGTAGCCGAGCGCGGCCGCCACGTAGGCGAGGCCGATGCCGGTGTTGCCGCTGGTGGGCTCCACGATGATCATGCCGGGCTTGAGGCGGCCGCGGTCGATGGCGTCCTTGATCATCGCGTAGCCGATGCGGTCCTTCACGGAGCTGTAAGGGTTGTAGCCCTCGTGCTTCACGGCGACGCGGGCGGGGAGCCCGGCGCCCAGCCGGTTCAGGTAGATGAGTGGGGTGCCGCCGACCGTCTCTGTCACGTTCTCGTAGATCTTCCCGTGGGGCATGCGCGCGTGGCTCCTTTCGAGGGGGATGAAGGAGTATAGTCAGCGGGCCATGCCTCCCGCCACGCGCTTCGTCATCGTGTTCGTGGTGGACGGGCTCCGCCCCGACGCCATCACCGCCGACCACACGCCTACACTCTGGCGGCTGCGCCGCGAGGGCGTCGACTTCGCGAACAGCCACGCGGTGTTCCCCACCGTCACGCGCGTGAACGCGGCCACGCTGGCGACGGGCGCGCAGCCCGGCACGCACGGCATCCTGGGGAATCAGATCTATGTGCCCGCCGTCGATCCGCGGAAGGCGCTCGACACCGGCAACTACCGCAACCTCCTGGCGGTCGACGAGAAGGGCGGCGGCCTCGTGCGCACGCGCACGCTGGCGGAGCGCCTCGCCCGAGCCGGCCTCCGCTTCGCCGGCGTGAGCTCGGGCTCCACGGGGAGCGCGTTCCTCCTGAACCCGAAGGCGCCGACCGGCGTGGGCACGCTGGTCAACGGCTACCTCGACCCGGGCAAGACGGTCGCGTACCCCGCGGAGGCGAGCGCGGCGATCCTCGCGAAGTTCGGCGCGACGCCCGCGAAGGCCGGGGCGGAGCGCTACGACGGCGTGGTGAGCTGGACCCAGCGCGTGCTGCGCGAGTACGTGCTGCCGGAGCTGCGCCCCGACGTGGTGATCAACTGGCTCACCGAGCCCGATCACAGCCAGCACATCATCGGGGTGGGCTCGCCGGCGGCGCGCGAGGCGCTGCGGAACGACGACCGCGAGATCGCCCTGACCCTGGCCACGCTGGACGAGCTCGGCCTCACGGAGCGCGCGGACGTCTTCGTGGTGTCCGATCACGGCTTCACGAGCAATGTCGCGGGCGTGGACGTGGCGCGCGAGCTGGTCGAGGGCGGGGCCAAGGCGGCGCTCGACTCGCCCGACGTGATCCTCGCGAGCAGCGGCCAGGCGGTGGCGGTCCACGTGAAAGACCGGGACGCCGCGCGCATCGGCGCGATCGCACGCCTGGCGCAATCGCGAGAGTGGGGCGGGGCGCTCTTCACCGCCGCGCGTGGCGCGGGCGATCCACGGGGCGCGATCGACGGCACGTTCTCGCTGGACCTGATCCACCTCGCCCACGCGGAGCGCGGCCTGGATCTCCTGCTCACCTTCCCGTGGAGCTCGGACGCCAACGCCTTCGGCGTGCCCGGCGCGGACCTCGCGTGTACCAGCGGTGGCGCCCGGCTCTACACGAGCGACCACGGCAGCATGAGCCCGTGG
Coding sequences:
- a CDS encoding LysR family transcriptional regulator encodes the protein MHVETLKTFCDLVETGSLSRAARMNLVSQSAVSQQLRALERRYGRRLIERAPRIGARATEAGRVLYDEVKPLLERLAAVEQRLRARPGAVTGTVRVATVYSVGLHTLPPIIKRCIADHPEVNVRLSYRRTNEVVAACLDGEVDFGIVAAPARRPGLEIVPLGHDELVIAAPPSHPIARRARPPLAALDGQPFIGFDRDIPTRRLVDALLRRHGVRVQYAMELDNIETIKRSVEAGLGLSLLPAPTLAAEIRARTLVGRPPAEGPFRRPIAVVYRKSRELSAAGKAFLALLTAELATRR
- a CDS encoding alkaline phosphatase family protein, whose product is MPPATRFVIVFVVDGLRPDAITADHTPTLWRLRREGVDFANSHAVFPTVTRVNAATLATGAQPGTHGILGNQIYVPAVDPRKALDTGNYRNLLAVDEKGGGLVRTRTLAERLARAGLRFAGVSSGSTGSAFLLNPKAPTGVGTLVNGYLDPGKTVAYPAEASAAILAKFGATPAKAGAERYDGVVSWTQRVLREYVLPELRPDVVINWLTEPDHSQHIIGVGSPAAREALRNDDREIALTLATLDELGLTERADVFVVSDHGFTSNVAGVDVARELVEGGAKAALDSPDVILASSGQAVAVHVKDRDAARIGAIARLAQSREWGGALFTAARGAGDPRGAIDGTFSLDLIHLAHAERGLDLLLTFPWSSDANAFGVPGADLACTSGGARLYTSDHGSMSPWNVRNTCLAWGVDMKRGATVRAPSGNVDVAPTILHLLGVDDRTGMDGRVLSEALLDGPDPDKVPVQTRTSLVEAGAYRTALQISEVEGRRYVDKSWRIV
- the cysK gene encoding cysteine synthase A, with product MPHGKIYENVTETVGGTPLIYLNRLGAGLPARVAVKHEGYNPYSSVKDRIGYAMIKDAIDRGRLKPGMIIVEPTSGNTGIGLAYVAAALGYRCIFTMPDTMTVERRQMLRALGCKVVLTEGPKGMKACITRAEEIAERLGNRAWIPRQFDNPANPEIHYKTTGPEIWADTGGKVDIFVSGVGTGGTITGTGRYLREKKPGIQIICVEPAESPVISGGSPSPHKQQGIGAGFIPENLDRKIYDEVVTVKTEDAIDTTRRLAREEAIFAGISSGSITWVALQVAKRPENRGKLVVSIIADFGERYLSNAVYTELPEADFSDLASAIGE